The genomic stretch TCAATAAAAGAACCTGCACCGTTAATATATTGTTTTGCTTCCATTCGCTTTTTACCAGCAGGCTGTAAATCCGTAATCTTTATGGCAGTAGTATTTCCAGTTGATACTAAAATGCCATCATTTAGAACTTCAATTATTTCACCTGGAGTAACAGTTTTATTCGTAGTAGATTTCTCTCCCCACCAAACTTTTAAAACTTCTCCGTTTAATGTAGTATAAGCTACTGGCCAAGGGTGTAAACCTCTTATATGATTATAAATCTCCTCGCCAGTTTTCGCCCAATTAATTAGCTCTTCTTCACGCTTAATATTTCTTGCGAAGCTCACATTACTCTCGTCTTGTTTTTTAGCAGTAATTTCACCTTTTAATAAAGCTGGAATAGTCTCAGAAAGCAAGTTAGCACCTGCAATACTTAATTTATCGTGTAGCGTCCCAACATGATCACTTTCTTCAATAGGAACAACGACTCTAGATAACATATCACCAGCATCTAATTTTTCTACCATATACATGATTGTTACACCCGTTTCACTTTTACCTTGAATGATTGAATAGTGAATTGGTGCACCACCTCTTAGCTCTGGAAGTAAAGAAGCATGTACATTTATACAACCAAATTGAGGTGCCTCTAAAATATCATTTGGGAGAATTTGCCCAAAAGCTGCTGTTACGATTAAATCTGGATTTAATGCCAATACTTTTTCTGTTTCTTCTGGTAGACGTATTTTTTCAGGTTGTAATACTGGAATATTATGCTTTAGAGCCTCAACTTTAACAGGAGGTGGCGTTAATACTCTTTTTCGACCAACAGGACGATCCGGCTGTGTCACTACCCCTACAACATCATATCCATCTTCAATTAATCTTCTTAAAACGGGAACTGAAAAATCAGGTGTTCCCATAAAAACGATTTTTGTCATTCTTTTGCCTACCCTTCTAATTCACTTTCCTCATAGTATTTTGATACTTTAGAAGTGAATAAAACTCCATTTAAATGATCAATTTCATGTAAAAGTGCACGAGCTAAAAACCCACGAGCCTCAATAATAAAATATTTCCCACGTTTATTTTGCGCTTTTATTTTTGCATAGCTAGGTCTTGTAACATCCCCATAAAGGTTTGGAAAACTTAAACAACCTTCTACATCGGTTTGCTCACCCTTTGTTTCCATGACGATTGGATTAATTAAATCAATTCTTCCATTCTCATCTTCAACGTCTACTACAGCTACTTGTTGCAGAATTCCAACTTGTGGTGCTGCTAATCCAACACCATCAGCTGCAAGCATCGTCTCATACATATTATTTAAAAGTTTTACTAAATTTTTATCAAATGTCGTCACTTTTTCACAAGGTGTTTCAAGCACTTCATTTGGGTGTTCAATAATTGTTAATAAAGCCAATTTCGCAACTCCTATCATGATTGTTTGTATATTTGTGTATGTTTAATTTCTTATTTTCATCTTTATTATTTGATTTAACTGACTAAAGATTTTCCCTATAGAGCTGGGCAAACTTGCTCCACTTTTCGTTACATAAACATAGTAGGTTGAAAGTCGATTGTCAGTTGTAGTTTCGCTTTGTCTGTTTCATCTTGGTAATATTGTTGGATTCGGTTTAGTACGTCGTATAGTGCAGGCTCAGATTTGTATTTTATCATACATTGATAACGAAAATGGTCTTTTATTTTTGCGATTGGCGATGCGACTGGTCCAAGTATAATAGAACTTTCCGATAAATGTTCTCTTAAATAGCTTGCGATTTGTTCACTTACTTTTACTGTTTTTATTAAATCATTATGTGCTATTGAGATTAAAACTAAATAATAAAACGGTGGATATCTAAACGAGCGTCTAATTTTCATTTCTTCTTCATAAAACGCAACATAGTTTTGAGTTTGCGCTAATTCAATACTATAATGCTCTGGAGAATATGTTTGTATGACTACTTCACCTGGTTTTTCATGTCGACCAGCTCTTCCACTTACTTGTGTTAATAAGCTAAAAGTACGTTCGCTTGCTCTGAAATCTGGTAAATGAAGTGAACTATCTGCTGCTAAAACACCAACCAATGTAACATTTGGAAAATCAAGTCCTTTAGCAATCATTTGGGTTCCTAATAATATGTCTGCCTCACCATTTCCGAATTGCTTAAGCATTTTTTCGTGTGCACCTTTACGGCTAGTTGTATCATTATCCATCCTGATTACTCTTGCTTCTGGATAAGCTTTTGTAATAGCTTCTTCTACTTTTTGTGTTCCAGTTCCAAAAAAACGTATATGCTCACTTTGGCAAGAAGGGCATTGCTTTGGCATATATGTTTCATATCCGCAATAATGACATTTCAAATGATGATTATGTTTATGATAAGTTAAGGAAACCTCGCAATGGGGGCATTGAATTGTGTAACCACAATCTCTACACATTACAAATGAAGAATAGCCTCGACGGTTTAAAAATAAGATGATTTGTTCCTTTTTTTCTAATCGATCAATTATTTTTTCATGTAAAGCGGTAGAAAACATCGTACGATTACCGATTCTTAGTTGTTCTCTCATATCGACGATTTCAACTTCAGGTAAAGGACCTTGATTGACCCTTTTTGACATTATATTTAGTTCGTAAACTCCTTTGCTTGCTCTAGCAAATGATTCAAGCGTAGGAGTTGCACTTCCTAATACTACAGGACAATGGTGATAATCACCTCTCCAAATAGCAATATCTCTTGCGTGATATCTTGGATGTTCATCCTGTTTATACGTCGTTTCATGTTCTTCATCAATGATGATTATTCCAATATTTTCAAATGGAGCAAAAATAGCTGAACGCGCACCAACTACTACTTTCACTTCTTTTCTCTGAATTTTTCTCCATTCATCATATTTCTCACCAATTGATAGTCCGCTGTGTAGTACTGCCACATCATTTCCAAATCTGCTTTTAAAGCGACCTACAATTTGTGGGGTAAGTGAAATTTCTGGTACTAATACAATTGCTTCCTTCCCCTGCAACAGTACTTCCTGGATCGATTGCAAATAAACTTCTGTTTTTCCACTACCAGTTACACCGTTTAAAAGATGGATCTTATTTTCTTTATTATTAAAGGAAGAAAC from Arthrobacter citreus encodes the following:
- a CDS encoding methionyl-tRNA formyltransferase, whose amino-acid sequence is MTKIVFMGTPDFSVPVLRRLIEDGYDVVGVVTQPDRPVGRKRVLTPPPVKVEALKHNIPVLQPEKIRLPEETEKVLALNPDLIVTAAFGQILPNDILEAPQFGCINVHASLLPELRGGAPIHYSIIQGKSETGVTIMYMVEKLDAGDMLSRVVVPIEESDHVGTLHDKLSIAGANLLSETIPALLKGEITAKKQDESNVSFARNIKREEELINWAKTGEEIYNHIRGLHPWPVAYTTLNGEVLKVWWGEKSTTNKTVTPGEIIEVLNDGILVSTGNTTAIKITDLQPAGKKRMEAKQYINGAGSFIERGMKLGE
- a CDS encoding peptide deformylase, coding for MALLTIIEHPNEVLETPCEKVTTFDKNLVKLLNNMYETMLAADGVGLAAPQVGILQQVAVVDVEDENGRIDLINPIVMETKGEQTDVEGCLSFPNLYGDVTRPSYAKIKAQNKRGKYFIIEARGFLARALLHEIDHLNGVLFTSKVSKYYEESELEG
- the priA gene encoding primosomal protein N', whose amino-acid sequence is MTYASVLVDVSVRQTDRPFDYKVPTSWADAIQPGMRVIVPFGPRKVQGFVLSIKETTSLDKVKEIEEVLDVMPVLTEELLLLGSYISEKTLCFLISAYQAMLPTAIKAVYKKHVQVSTEQAYEQLVPELANLFSVVKRREWSEVESLVSNISLVQRAVKDGLLEIEYEVKNKANKKTERVASLLKVLDEELPNKISPQQMDIIEYLRMNGETSVKELKECLGITDSPIKTLEKNKVISIKTVEVYRDPYVGREIVKSQPLPLLAEQQVAFEQIVSSFNNKENKIHLLNGVTGSGKTEVYLQSIQEVLLQGKEAIVLVPEISLTPQIVGRFKSRFGNDVAVLHSGLSIGEKYDEWRKIQRKEVKVVVGARSAIFAPFENIGIIIIDEEHETTYKQDEHPRYHARDIAIWRGDYHHCPVVLGSATPTLESFARASKGVYELNIMSKRVNQGPLPEVEIVDMREQLRIGNRTMFSTALHEKIIDRLEKKEQIILFLNRRGYSSFVMCRDCGYTIQCPHCEVSLTYHKHNHHLKCHYCGYETYMPKQCPSCQSEHIRFFGTGTQKVEEAITKAYPEARVIRMDNDTTSRKGAHEKMLKQFGNGEADILLGTQMIAKGLDFPNVTLVGVLAADSSLHLPDFRASERTFSLLTQVSGRAGRHEKPGEVVIQTYSPEHYSIELAQTQNYVAFYEEEMKIRRSFRYPPFYYLVLISIAHNDLIKTVKVSEQIASYLREHLSESSIILGPVASPIAKIKDHFRYQCMIKYKSEPALYDVLNRIQQYYQDETDKAKLQLTIDFQPTMFM